Within the Cataglyphis hispanica isolate Lineage 1 chromosome 25, ULB_Chis1_1.0, whole genome shotgun sequence genome, the region TATCGCgccgaatatttaaaatatcaggaGGCACAAAGACgtaaagaggaagaggaattagaaagagagagagttgcTTATGCGCAAATTGACTGGCATGATTTTGTTGTTGTTGAAACTGTAGACTATCAACAATTCGAAGTCGGTAATTTCCCAGCGCCAACAACGCCAGATGAAGTTGGAGCGCGTGTTCTAATGCAGGTATGATCATAACTAATCTTGTGATTAGAAtcctcatttattttttattaatttataaaatatatattaaatatattaatttatatcaaaaactaATAGGAACGTATAGAAGATGGTGAAGATGTGGAAATGCAAATCGATAGTGACGCAGAAGAAGAAACGCAGACGCGTACAGACGGTGAAAAAGGCGATCGTGCGAAAGATAATAATCAGGtaagttatattttgttatctattatgtgcataaataaattcatgcGTTGTAACgctttttgttaatatttcaaggtGCAAGATATGGAGGAAGATTCTAGTGATGAAGATGATGTATCTCCACCAGGTGATACTCACAAATCTAAAGAATCCAAACCACGCGAAACAAGCATGCAGCCTCCTCCATTACCGCCTACACCAGGAAATGTAATGGTTAAGAAAGGATATGATCCAAAACAACATGGTAAAtatgttctattattttttagttttcattaattgttctaattcaaaattctaatcaaaattttactcaatatatttttacagcgGCTAAATCTGCTCGCCCCGTTGCTTCTGATGAGTATTTGATGATTTCGCCGCTTACACGAGAACACATTCCTGCTAACAAAGTGCAAGAGCATATGCGTATTGGATTATTGGATCCTCGCTGGGTTGAACAACGAGACAAACATTTGGACAAACTTGCGCAAGAGACTGTGTTTGCGCCAGGCACAGCTATTGAGGCAAGTCTCAAGCAACTCGCCGAAAGGCGTACCGATATATTCGGTGTCGGCGACGAAGAAACGGCGATCGGTAAGAAGATCGGTGAAGAGGATAAGAAGAAGGACGATAAAGTCACATGGGACGGTCACACGTCGAGTGTAGAGGCAGCAACAAGAGCTGCGCGCGCCAATATCACACTGGAAGAACAGATTCATCAGATACATAAGGTCAAGGGTCTCCTTCCtgacgaagagaaagaaaagattggTCCAAAACCTGTAAATCGCGCGACCGAACTTTCTCACATGGCCGCCGCCGCTTCAAAACCACAAGCTACGTTGAAAGCACCTCCAAAACCGCCCGCACCAAAGCCTATACCAGTGCCCGCCCAACCTCCTCCACCACCAACCATGAGTATGCCAACTATGGGCATACCTCAGCCGATGATGCCACAGCCgccgatgatgatgatggcaCCTATGCCACCTATGGCACCTCGCCCACCACCTTTAATGCgtaagaaacttttttacttatatatatataatatttcaagaaatattctataatagtatttttccatatatagataaaacactaatcgaaataaaattatctatcgcAGCTCCAGCGATGTCACCGTTTATGCCGGCGCCACCACCGATGCAGCCACCAATGACATCCCCTGTAagcaatttgttataaaataatttgtggaCAATTCATTacttttcttgtattttaagatttaatttttattttgtttccaaAGATTGGATTAAAACATCCTGCTAGTAAACCACTAGAAGAAGAACCACAAGCTAAGAAACTGAGGACTGAAGACTCGTTAATTCCAGAACAACAGTTCCTTGCTAGAAACAAGgtaaagaaaacatttatacatatatttatcaaagtttGAATTGTAAAggagtttctaaaaaaaaaaaaataattttttttccaggcACCTGTACAAGTTAACATTGCTGTGCCTATGATGACAGAGAAAGCTGAATGGAAATTGAATGGTCAAACATTGAATATTACTTTACAACTAAGTGATACTGTGGCAACTATGAAAGCACTTATTCATGAACAAACTGGTATGCCACCTGGAAAACAAAAGTTGCAGTATGAGGTAATGATAGTTAAACTTTTCACATATACGcatgattattaatgattattagaTTATGTTAATGCGATTCTATTTCCAGGGAATGTTTTTCAAAGATAACAACACTCttgcttattataatttaacatcgGGTAATGTTATCAATCTGCTACCAAAGGAAAGAGGTggtagaaagaaataaataaatgaaaaagtaagtaaatgaataaaattaaattaagaatataaattatcttataagatatataagaattattatttcattaaaatatatattgcatttttatttaagatgcatttataatcacatatgcaattaaattatataattctcttataacataaatttaataaatattatattttaaatatgattttttttcattataatttttaaactcgaTACTTTCACAATCTAGAAGAATCAggcttaaattttaacatatctaGTCTTGCATTTCTTATTTGTACAATAATcagaatagaatttatttatcgttgaaacagataatattattatctattaaaattattaattttagatcaaatattaaattgccaacataatttagaaaaatatatacacttatgattattttatatattttttaaaatatagttatttcatttttaaagttaaaacaaaGCTTTGAGgcctatatattaatacaatcagataaaaagttaatgttataaaaatattttatatattcctacaaaatattatataagagattctcatatataaaatgttttcctCCTATGaacttacataatttaatatatattaaaatatatataaattttatatttgaatatatcctaaataatttaaaaatatatgtatagaaaagtGTACTGTATCTATTGAAGAGTACAACAAGTAGTCACTTTGTATTTGCTTTGCAATGCAAAGGTATAAAAGGcctcttttcttaaaaaatattttgttatgtacAAGATTTACATTTGCTTTtctgttcttttttctttttcaatatctgATCTACAATCTTGCGATAGCGTATTGTCATAGgtttataaatctaaaaatatcaaataatacatcatcaagtatgataaaaagagatatttaaaaactaattttactTACGGATTCGGCATCATCATAAGGTTGGCATACAGGTGTCAATTCTGGCAAGCAACGTGTAATTTCATCAAAGCTGCAATTATTCCGTAACAAACCATATTTGGCTTGATACGCCGCACCCATCATAGCGGAATTAGTTGCTTCCTAttgaataaagttataaaaaagaaatatttaatattttcatatatgaaatttttctaataataataacgagatTATCGCACGCTATATTTACCGAGATATATACCGGTGAATTAAATACATCGGAAAGCACTTGCAGTATAGCTTTATTTACAGATGCCCCTCCCGTTGCAATAACTCGTGTATTAGGCCCTATATATAAAGGAAAgaatatcagaaatatttacaaaataagaatatgaaaaaatcacTTTTCGAAAAATACTTGCCGATGACAAAACCAAAATCTTCAGCGTGTGCTCTTTTTGCGACAAATTGACCTTCAATCAATGCTCTCACTTCTACTTCTTTCGAACTATATCGAGAGATTTCATCATTggctttattatatctatagtCACCGATGACGAAAGGCAAAATCTCTTgcgtatcaaaatataatgcaaagttACCGAAATTTCCTCGAGGCGTGCTTTCTAATAATTCGTTAAATATCTTCCAGCTATCTTGCGCAGTCTCGTTTCGTATTCTTTCACGGGTCAAAGAAGCATTTTTAAAGCTGTACAAAAATTATCgctgtttatataaaattattatcacttGTACattgtgttttaatataacaatggtGAAAGATACCAAAGCAATGCCATGTAAGCCTGATCGTCTATCGGATTGCATAATATATGGCCATCCATTACAGTCTTTGGTTCGTTCAACCACAAGAATAAAGTATCGCTCGTACCCAAACTGCATGCGATATCACCTTCTTTTAATCTCATACCTATGTATCATTTTTGTCATGAGTATAAGAGTCTACAGTTTACAGTGTATTAATGAAACTTGTTGCTAAACATATGTACACAAGGTAATATTACATACCTACCAAGGACCCTGGATTATCTCCGGTAAACGcaattattctacatttttctttaaaatcaaatctttCTACGAAATAAGGCGATATAGGACCGATATCACTATATGATGGAACAGGTTTACCCAATTTTTCTCTCAGTCCCGATGCACAagtctattaaatatataatatatagtgagCGCAaacattaaacatatatacaagcGTATATGCAATGTAATTTTACCTCCAGTAACAGATCATCCCAATCTTTCGTACGAATATTTAACAGATTCATACCAGAGCCATCGGACCAATCGATAGGTGCGTAATCGCCCAGAAACAAGGAGGCGAGAAAGTTGCTCACTAACGagattctctaaaaaaaaaatagcacacgaataaaa harbors:
- the LOC126858429 gene encoding splicing factor 3A subunit 1; the encoded protein is MATICENGIEHALFANANTPVTSKMPAQEVAVPQPPATESEENNVPSSQPIVGIIYPPPEVRNIVDKTASFVARNGPEFESRIRQNELGNPKFNFLNFGDPYHAYYQHKVKEFKEGKGQEPTVGLTPGKTVNLTAHQKQQEILKQVEQPFVPKDPPVEFEFIADPPSISALDLDIVKLTAQFVARNGRQFLTNLMNREQRNFQFDFLRPQHSLFQYFTKLLEQYTKVLIPPKDLLPRLKDEALNMDKILEQVKYRAEYLKYQEAQRRKEEEELERERVAYAQIDWHDFVVVETVDYQQFEVGNFPAPTTPDEVGARVLMQERIEDGEDVEMQIDSDAEEETQTRTDGEKGDRAKDNNQVQDMEEDSSDEDDVSPPGDTHKSKESKPRETSMQPPPLPPTPGNVMVKKGYDPKQHAAKSARPVASDEYLMISPLTREHIPANKVQEHMRIGLLDPRWVEQRDKHLDKLAQETVFAPGTAIEASLKQLAERRTDIFGVGDEETAIGKKIGEEDKKKDDKVTWDGHTSSVEAATRAARANITLEEQIHQIHKVKGLLPDEEKEKIGPKPVNRATELSHMAAAASKPQATLKAPPKPPAPKPIPVPAQPPPPPTMSMPTMGIPQPMMPQPPMMMMAPMPPMAPRPPPLMPPAMSPFMPAPPPMQPPMTSPIGLKHPASKPLEEEPQAKKLRTEDSLIPEQQFLARNKAPVQVNIAVPMMTEKAEWKLNGQTLNITLQLSDTVATMKALIHEQTGMPPGKQKLQYEGMFFKDNNTLAYYNLTSGNVINLLPKERGGRKK
- the LOC126858439 gene encoding xylulose kinase encodes the protein MDESSTGTYLGLDLSTQQLKAVVVDDNLAVLHETSVQFDNDLPEFRTYGGVIQKKEEPHVVVVPSLMWVKALDMILDKLRVCGVDFSKVIAISGCAQQHGTVYWGKGSQSRLQQLNPIKFLYEQFATSFSVTHSPIWMDSSTSKECSVLEEIVGGSLKLAEITGSRAYERFSGPQIAKIARTKPEAYCNTERISLVSNFLASLFLGDYAPIDWSDGSGMNLLNIRTKDWDDLLLETCASGLREKLGKPVPSYSDIGPISPYFVERFDFKEKCRIIAFTGDNPGSLVGMRLKEGDIACSLGTSDTLFLWLNEPKTVMDGHILCNPIDDQAYMALLCFKNASLTRERIRNETAQDSWKIFNELLESTPRGNFGNFALYFDTQEILPFVIGDYRYNKANDEISRYSSKEVEVRALIEGQFVAKRAHAEDFGFVIGPNTRVIATGGASVNKAILQVLSDVFNSPVYISEATNSAMMGAAYQAKYGLLRNNCSFDEITRCLPELTPVCQPYDDAESIYKPMTIRYRKIVDQILKKKKEQKSKCKSCT